In Herpetosiphon gulosus, the following are encoded in one genomic region:
- a CDS encoding LAGLIDADG family homing endonuclease: MARPAANNPFFRTWSPTMAYVLGYWWADGYMRIHPNTGAHLIEIASVDVEHLQVIADAMGATAALRQVRKESTCHEMVICNQGLYHDLLDLGGIPNKSHVIGFPNVPTEYLVDFIRGFIDGDGTLVWNGDRPVIQIYSGSQQLLLETGKYIELMTGIPAPNISHNRNNYYIKWSTIRAKCLAIWLYRNNNSLMLARKAAIAQQFEQWQPKKSPERGTITEKMRLHFANYLP; encoded by the coding sequence ATGGCTCGACCTGCTGCTAACAATCCTTTCTTTCGCACATGGTCACCAACCATGGCCTATGTTCTAGGCTATTGGTGGGCCGATGGATATATGCGGATTCATCCCAATACTGGTGCTCATCTTATTGAAATTGCCAGCGTTGATGTGGAACACTTACAAGTAATTGCCGATGCTATGGGTGCAACAGCGGCTTTACGTCAAGTACGTAAAGAATCAACTTGTCACGAAATGGTAATTTGCAATCAAGGCTTGTATCACGATCTACTCGATCTTGGGGGAATTCCAAATAAATCGCATGTTATAGGCTTTCCTAATGTACCAACCGAATATCTCGTGGATTTTATTCGTGGGTTTATTGATGGTGACGGTACCTTAGTTTGGAATGGAGATCGGCCTGTTATTCAAATTTATTCTGGTTCTCAGCAGTTACTGCTTGAAACAGGTAAATATATTGAATTAATGACTGGTATTCCAGCACCAAATATTAGCCATAATCGCAATAATTATTACATCAAGTGGAGCACAATTCGTGCTAAGTGTTTAGCAATTTGGTTGTATCGTAATAATAATAGCCTGATGCTAGCACGAAAGGCTGCAATCGCGCAGCAATTTGAGCAATGGCAACCAAAGAAGTCGCCTGAGCGGGGAACAATTACCGAGAAGATGCGCTTGCATTTTGCAAACTATCTTCCTTAA
- a CDS encoding DUF4386 domain-containing protein produces the protein MIATKTYPTTNQAARSTTSTYRWAAGLLFAQFSVFLVAFLVLSSAIDWPASLDNPASQSLPLILQERSSVALGYTAYFLSATMLIPIALLLWQILASQSALMRVTAGLGMLAGFAKLLGIGRWLLMMPTLAEQYSATSDPNLRATIEVIYTSFNNYAGGVGEQIGVALFGGLWTAGVALTILRQATLPRWLGYSGLIAAASVLVSLIEVYNISAGPMLTVSGSLWQLWLITLGGILLRHKPQA, from the coding sequence ATGATCGCCACCAAAACCTATCCTACGACCAACCAAGCTGCACGTAGCACGACCAGCACCTATCGCTGGGCGGCTGGCCTGCTATTCGCCCAATTTAGTGTCTTTCTGGTTGCCTTTTTGGTGCTGAGCAGCGCAATCGATTGGCCTGCTAGCCTCGATAACCCAGCCTCACAATCGTTGCCCTTGATTTTACAAGAACGCTCGTCAGTTGCACTCGGCTATACGGCCTATTTTCTTTCGGCAACCATGCTGATTCCGATCGCTTTGTTGCTTTGGCAAATTCTGGCCAGCCAAAGTGCCTTGATGCGAGTGACTGCTGGCTTGGGTATGCTGGCGGGCTTTGCTAAATTGCTAGGGATTGGGCGCTGGCTGTTGATGATGCCAACCCTGGCCGAACAATATAGCGCCACCAGCGATCCCAACCTACGCGCCACCATCGAAGTGATTTATACAAGTTTCAATAATTATGCTGGCGGTGTTGGCGAACAAATTGGGGTGGCTTTGTTTGGCGGTTTATGGACGGCTGGCGTAGCCTTGACGATTCTGCGCCAAGCAACATTGCCGCGCTGGCTTGGCTATAGCGGGCTGATTGCCGCGGCCAGTGTATTGGTTTCGCTGATCGAAGTCTACAATATTAGTGCTGGACCAATGTTGACGGTCAGTGGCAGCCTCTGGCAACTTTGGCTGATTACGCTTGGTGGGATATTGTTACGCCATAAACCTCAAGCCTAA
- a CDS encoding helix-turn-helix domain-containing protein has protein sequence MFKIGEFSRLAQVSVRMLRHYDKLGLLIPNQIDQWTGYRYYSVEQLPRLHRIVALNGLGLSLQQIGELLNHDDLSADQLRGMLRLQESRLTAELAKKQAQLAEVSARLAQIEHEQEPWPYAMMLKSTDAQPVASMRAIVPSLDQMGYYCHRLYASLYQQVHQHRIPILAQEITIYHNEEFSETEVEVEVSVSLAEHNLAQLPDSNIKFQTLSSLELAATLAFEGSFSEIHAAALALLGWVGLHNYQMVGPLREFHRSGPAHNPQGGIQEPAIIELQLPIKPRVNERN, from the coding sequence ATGTTCAAGATTGGTGAATTTTCGCGTTTGGCTCAAGTTTCGGTGCGGATGCTACGCCATTACGACAAATTAGGCTTGCTCATTCCCAATCAAATCGATCAATGGACTGGCTATCGCTACTATTCAGTTGAGCAATTGCCACGGCTGCATCGAATTGTGGCACTCAATGGCTTGGGGCTAAGTCTCCAACAAATTGGCGAATTATTGAACCACGATGATCTTTCGGCTGATCAACTACGCGGTATGTTGCGCTTGCAAGAATCACGCTTAACCGCAGAACTCGCCAAGAAACAAGCTCAACTAGCCGAAGTCAGCGCTCGCTTGGCTCAAATTGAACATGAACAGGAGCCATGGCCCTACGCCATGATGCTCAAATCGACCGATGCGCAACCAGTCGCCAGTATGCGAGCGATTGTACCAAGCCTTGATCAAATGGGCTACTACTGTCACCGACTTTATGCATCGCTGTATCAACAAGTGCACCAGCATCGCATCCCAATCCTTGCCCAAGAAATTACGATCTATCACAACGAGGAGTTTAGCGAAACCGAGGTTGAAGTCGAGGTATCCGTCAGTTTGGCCGAGCATAATTTGGCTCAATTGCCCGATAGCAACATCAAGTTTCAAACCCTGTCCAGCCTCGAACTGGCGGCGACCCTCGCTTTCGAAGGTAGTTTTAGTGAAATTCACGCTGCTGCTTTGGCGTTGCTGGGCTGGGTTGGCTTGCACAATTATCAAATGGTTGGGCCGCTGCGCGAATTTCATCGTTCAGGGCCAGCCCACAATCCACAAGGCGGCATTCAAGAGCCAGCAATAATCGAACTGCAATTACCAATCAAACCACGTGTTAACGAAAGGAATTAA
- a CDS encoding bifunctional riboflavin kinase/FAD synthetase — protein MNWNQAMHFAELASVHYQTPTLLTIGKFDGVHQAHQQLLRRLVERARQHNCHSAVLTFDPHPDEILRPEREIRYLTTINERAALMQELGIDLLAVLPFTHDTSQLSPKAFLQLLLNHVPVRELWVGPDFKLGHRGMGTIPVLHDLGQELGFTVEPIPYWTLDGEIVSSTAIRSCLAAGDVQTANHYLGRAFSLQGTVVPGDQRGRKIGFPTANVQIASNHMLPADGVYVCKVQLLDDRRSFGAVTNIGVRPTFGVLGRAVEAHLFDFNEDIYGRPLRISFLQHIRGEQKFAGIEQLVAQIGRDAQFAREWLAKP, from the coding sequence ATGAATTGGAACCAGGCCATGCATTTTGCTGAACTTGCCAGCGTGCACTATCAAACTCCAACGCTCTTAACTATTGGCAAATTTGATGGCGTGCATCAAGCCCATCAACAACTCCTGCGCCGCTTGGTCGAACGCGCTCGCCAGCACAATTGCCATAGCGCGGTCTTGACCTTTGATCCGCATCCTGATGAGATTTTGCGGCCTGAGCGTGAGATTCGCTACCTGACCACAATCAACGAGCGAGCAGCATTAATGCAAGAGCTAGGCATCGATTTGTTGGCAGTATTGCCGTTCACCCATGACACCTCGCAACTTAGCCCCAAGGCCTTTTTACAATTGCTGTTGAATCATGTGCCAGTCCGTGAATTGTGGGTTGGACCAGATTTTAAGCTGGGCCATCGCGGCATGGGCACAATTCCGGTGTTACACGATTTAGGCCAAGAGTTGGGCTTTACGGTCGAGCCAATTCCTTATTGGACGCTTGATGGCGAGATTGTTAGTTCAACTGCGATTCGCAGCTGCTTAGCTGCTGGCGATGTCCAAACTGCCAATCACTATCTTGGGCGGGCATTTAGCTTACAAGGCACGGTTGTGCCTGGCGATCAACGTGGGCGCAAGATTGGCTTTCCAACCGCCAATGTGCAAATTGCCAGCAACCATATGCTGCCTGCCGATGGGGTCTATGTTTGCAAGGTTCAGTTGCTTGACGACCGCCGTAGTTTTGGCGCTGTGACCAACATCGGTGTGCGGCCAACCTTTGGCGTGCTTGGCCGCGCAGTTGAAGCCCATCTTTTCGATTTCAACGAAGATATTTATGGTCGACCGTTGCGAATTAGCTTTTTACAGCATATTCGCGGCGAACAAAAATTTGCTGGTATCGAACAATTGGTGGCCCAGATTGGCCGTGATGCCCAATTTGCGCGTGAATGGTTGGCCAAGCCCTAA
- a CDS encoding DNA-directed RNA polymerase subunit beta, producing MPQVQSTVILPPLITSSIFRDDQGRAMIASRRSFARITDAIELPKLIETQIDSFRWFQREGLRELFDEINPIDDFTGKNLELSFSDYEFGEPRYNEFECRERDMTYAAPLRVRVRLKVKTTGEIKESDIFLGDFPLMTNNGTFVINGAERVVVSQLIRSPGVYFKEEKEPTSGRSLHSAKLIPNRGAWLEFETNKRDVLSVKVDRKRKLPVTILIRAVLGLFGDKPLDQCGLNEDVIALFANVDVNRDHQYIASTLDKDPSTNAKEAIMELYKRLRPGDPATVDNARSLLETLLFNARRYDLGKVGRYKLNRNLWEKSRLFEGQEIPSLTMRVLSKADLFKIVERLIDLNNGIGNPDDIDHLGNRRVRTVGELIQTQFRVGLLRMERVIKERMSLQEPEAATPNGLINIRPVVAAMREFFGGSQLSQFMDQTNPLAELTHKRRLSALGPGGLSRDRAGFEVRDVHHSHYGRICPVETPEGPNIGLIGTMSTFARVNEMGFLETPYRRVYREVDNAPLWLERGMTTRDVRHLSTGELIARAGARVDAELAKIIAIGVLNGQLLREDIVNPATGDLIAEAGSEIDRALATKIADLPLRAIKIHPVVTNETDYLPADEEDKFIIAQANALLDERFRFIDPTVSCRHAEDFVQAPIASVDYMDVSPKQVVSVSTALIPFLEHDDANRALMGSNMQRQAVPLLRPDAPIIGTGMEHKAARDSGQVVVARADGVVLSSNSERILVRENDGTERTYPLLKFLRSNQDTCINQRPSVFIGDKIRAGEVIADSSSTQNGELALGQNILVAYMPWEGGNFEDAILVSERLVREDIFTSIHIEKYEVEARDTKLGPEEITRDIPNVGQDSLKNLDERGIIYVGADVQPNDILVGKITPKGETDLTAEERLLRAIFGEKAREVKDSSLRVPNGVKGKVIDVKVFTRDETTEMPVGVNQTVRVMLCQKRKISPGDKMAGRHGNKGVVSRVLPIEDMPFLPDGTPVDIVLNPLAVPSRMNIGQILETHLGWAASRLGFRIATPVFDGARDEDIIKALAESGLPSDAKIDLYDGRTGEKFDNPVTVGYKYMLKLAHLVEDKIHARSTGPYSLVTQQPLGGKAQFGGQRFGEMEVWALEAYGAAYILQEMLTVKSDDVVGRVKTYEAIVKGDPINEAGVPESFKVLIKELQSLGLSVDVLTADERPVELTDSEADDLISLDGINLSGMEKGEL from the coding sequence ATGCCGCAAGTTCAGTCAACTGTTATCCTGCCACCGCTGATCACGTCCAGTATCTTCCGCGATGACCAAGGTCGTGCGATGATCGCATCACGTCGGAGTTTTGCTCGCATTACCGATGCGATTGAATTACCGAAGTTGATCGAAACCCAGATCGATTCGTTTCGCTGGTTTCAACGTGAGGGGCTACGTGAGTTGTTCGATGAAATTAATCCCATCGACGATTTCACGGGCAAAAACCTAGAGCTTTCGTTTAGCGATTATGAGTTCGGCGAACCCCGCTATAACGAATTTGAGTGCCGTGAACGTGATATGACCTACGCCGCACCCCTGCGGGTTCGCGTGCGTTTGAAGGTCAAAACTACCGGTGAAATCAAGGAAAGCGATATCTTCCTTGGTGACTTCCCATTGATGACCAATAATGGTACGTTTGTGATCAACGGCGCAGAACGGGTTGTTGTGTCGCAGTTGATTCGCTCACCTGGCGTGTATTTCAAGGAAGAAAAAGAGCCAACCAGCGGTCGTTCGCTCCACAGTGCTAAGTTGATCCCCAACCGTGGTGCTTGGCTGGAGTTTGAAACGAATAAGCGCGATGTGCTCTCAGTCAAGGTTGACCGCAAACGTAAGTTGCCAGTCACAATCTTGATTCGCGCTGTGCTGGGCTTGTTCGGCGATAAACCGCTTGATCAATGTGGCCTCAATGAAGACGTTATCGCCTTATTCGCAAATGTCGATGTTAACCGCGACCACCAATATATCGCTTCAACCTTGGATAAAGATCCATCAACCAATGCCAAAGAAGCGATTATGGAATTGTACAAGCGCTTGCGCCCAGGCGATCCAGCAACCGTTGATAACGCTCGTTCGTTATTGGAAACCTTGCTGTTCAACGCCCGCCGCTACGACTTGGGCAAAGTCGGTCGCTATAAATTAAATCGCAATCTCTGGGAAAAAAGCCGCCTCTTCGAAGGCCAAGAAATTCCCAGCCTGACCATGCGCGTGCTCAGCAAAGCCGATTTGTTCAAAATTGTCGAGCGCTTGATCGATCTCAATAATGGGATTGGCAACCCCGATGATATTGACCATCTCGGTAACCGCCGCGTGCGTACCGTTGGCGAATTGATTCAAACCCAATTCCGCGTCGGTTTGCTGCGCATGGAACGGGTGATCAAAGAACGCATGTCGTTGCAAGAACCTGAAGCTGCAACTCCCAATGGCTTGATCAATATCCGGCCTGTGGTTGCTGCTATGCGTGAGTTCTTCGGCGGTTCGCAACTTTCGCAGTTCATGGATCAAACCAATCCATTGGCTGAGTTGACCCACAAACGCCGCCTTTCAGCGCTTGGCCCTGGTGGTCTGAGCCGTGATCGCGCAGGCTTTGAAGTTCGCGACGTTCACCACTCGCACTATGGCCGGATCTGCCCGGTTGAAACGCCTGAAGGTCCAAACATCGGTCTGATTGGTACGATGTCAACCTTTGCGCGGGTTAACGAAATGGGCTTCCTTGAAACGCCCTATCGCCGCGTTTATCGCGAAGTTGATAATGCTCCGCTCTGGCTTGAACGTGGCATGACTACCCGCGATGTACGGCACCTCAGCACTGGCGAGTTGATCGCCCGCGCTGGCGCACGGGTCGATGCTGAGTTAGCTAAGATCATTGCCATTGGCGTGCTCAACGGTCAATTGCTGCGCGAAGATATTGTCAACCCAGCTACTGGCGATTTGATTGCCGAAGCTGGCTCAGAAATTGACCGCGCCTTGGCAACCAAAATTGCCGATTTGCCCTTACGGGCAATCAAGATTCACCCAGTTGTGACCAATGAAACCGACTATTTGCCCGCCGATGAAGAAGATAAGTTCATCATTGCCCAAGCTAACGCTTTGCTCGACGAACGCTTCCGCTTTATCGACCCAACGGTTTCATGCCGCCATGCTGAAGATTTTGTCCAAGCTCCAATCGCCTCGGTCGATTATATGGACGTTTCGCCCAAGCAGGTGGTCAGTGTTTCAACTGCGTTGATTCCGTTCTTGGAACACGACGATGCAAACCGCGCCTTGATGGGTTCGAACATGCAGCGCCAAGCTGTGCCATTGTTGCGCCCTGATGCGCCAATTATTGGCACTGGCATGGAGCACAAAGCCGCCCGCGACTCAGGTCAGGTGGTAGTGGCTCGTGCCGATGGCGTGGTGCTTTCATCGAATAGCGAACGCATTCTAGTTCGCGAAAATGATGGCACTGAACGTACCTACCCATTGCTCAAGTTCTTGCGCTCGAACCAAGATACCTGTATCAACCAACGCCCAAGCGTCTTTATTGGCGATAAAATTCGGGCTGGCGAGGTAATCGCCGATAGTTCTTCGACCCAAAATGGCGAGCTTGCGCTTGGCCAAAATATTCTCGTGGCCTACATGCCTTGGGAAGGTGGGAACTTCGAAGATGCGATTTTGGTCAGCGAACGCTTGGTGCGCGAAGATATTTTCACCTCGATTCACATTGAAAAATATGAAGTCGAGGCTCGCGATACCAAACTTGGCCCCGAAGAAATTACCCGCGATATTCCTAACGTCGGCCAAGATAGCCTTAAAAACTTGGACGAGCGCGGGATTATCTATGTTGGTGCTGATGTTCAGCCAAACGATATTTTGGTTGGCAAAATCACACCTAAGGGCGAAACTGACCTGACCGCTGAAGAACGGCTCTTGCGGGCTATCTTCGGTGAAAAGGCCCGCGAAGTGAAAGATAGTAGCTTGCGCGTACCAAACGGGGTCAAAGGTAAAGTCATTGATGTCAAGGTCTTTACTCGCGACGAAACGACTGAAATGCCTGTCGGTGTCAATCAAACGGTGCGGGTGATGCTCTGTCAAAAGCGCAAAATCAGCCCAGGCGATAAGATGGCCGGTCGTCACGGCAACAAAGGCGTGGTCAGCCGCGTGCTGCCAATCGAAGATATGCCATTCTTACCCGATGGCACGCCTGTCGATATCGTCTTGAATCCGTTGGCTGTGCCAAGCCGCATGAACATCGGCCAGATTTTGGAAACCCACTTGGGTTGGGCAGCCTCACGCTTGGGCTTCCGCATTGCTACGCCAGTCTTCGACGGCGCACGCGATGAGGATATTATCAAAGCTCTTGCTGAATCAGGCCTGCCATCTGATGCCAAGATCGATCTCTACGATGGGCGTACTGGCGAGAAATTCGATAATCCAGTGACCGTCGGTTACAAATATATGCTCAAGTTGGCGCACTTGGTGGAAGATAAGATCCACGCTCGCTCAACTGGCCCTTACAGCTTGGTGACCCAACAGCCACTCGGCGGTAAGGCTCAGTTCGGTGGTCAGCGCTTTGGTGAAATGGAAGTTTGGGCGCTCGAAGCGTATGGCGCTGCTTACATTCTCCAAGAAATGCTCACGGTCAAGTCCGACGACGTGGTTGGTCGGGTCAAAACGTATGAGGCGATCGTCAAGGGCGATCCAATCAACGAAGCCGGCGTGCCCGAATCGTTCAAGGTCTTGATCAAAGAGTTGCAATCGCTTGGTCTGTCGGTCGATGTGTTGACCGCTGATGAACGCCCGGTTGAGCTAACCGATAGCGAAGCCGATGACTTAATCTCACTCGACGGCATCAACCTGTCGGGGATGGAAAAAGGCGAACTCTAA
- a CDS encoding GNAT family N-acetyltransferase produces MAITIDRLGVGDEALIQQLALDDAAFGLEPETDEPLTALDDQAARQFLANPAVLYWVAREAELITGFLYCVVVPLRSGEGSEVLLYEIGVHHQWRRKGIGQALLQTMQAWMSERDISAVWVLADNPEATSFYQACGFEIEEEQPVYLVKNIEHRG; encoded by the coding sequence ATGGCAATCACAATTGACCGGCTTGGGGTTGGCGACGAAGCGCTTATTCAACAATTGGCCCTCGATGATGCAGCTTTTGGGCTTGAGCCTGAAACTGATGAGCCACTGACCGCGCTTGATGATCAAGCGGCACGCCAATTTTTGGCTAATCCAGCGGTGCTATATTGGGTCGCGCGTGAGGCTGAATTGATTACGGGCTTTTTGTATTGTGTGGTTGTGCCGTTGCGCTCAGGCGAGGGTAGCGAGGTCTTGCTGTATGAAATTGGCGTACATCATCAGTGGCGACGTAAAGGCATCGGCCAAGCTCTGTTGCAAACCATGCAAGCATGGATGAGCGAACGGGACATAAGCGCAGTTTGGGTGCTAGCCGATAATCCCGAAGCCACAAGTTTTTATCAGGCCTGCGGCTTTGAGATTGAGGAGGAGCAACCTGTTTATTTAGTTAAGAACATAGAACATAGAGGCTAG